From the Clupea harengus chromosome 15, Ch_v2.0.2, whole genome shotgun sequence genome, one window contains:
- the LOC105889784 gene encoding glial fibrillary acidic protein-like encodes MSRSPERMSSYRRHFEGALSASSSLQVRVSSPSPTRRDNRTRSASFNRSGTMGRRAVSGSRRAHMTGGASMGTLCVGMGLMDLDTAVADNQAFLSTRTSERQEMITLNDRLAKYIEKVRTLESQNKLLEAEIDALQNRYTKPSGLRMLYEEQLREMKRVADQMRAQRDLSFAAKDAMAGQLEMFRVKYEEAVEARKKAEMDIEAFRPDVDAATAGRIALEKQLDNLQRDLEFIQRVHKQEIEELMAQIYSGMSTVDVAYSLPDLGSALKDIQAQYDSIAAKNLQEMDAWYKDKFQDMNSSTSRHVQSVRGVRQEITGVKKDIQNKERELEALKTRNEALEAQIREAQLRHKKEEEDLLAKIEALKLELRSIKTKIATMLKEYQDLLNIKMALEIEITTYRKLIEGEDSRLNTMVRGMSLMSSGMSGSMGAGMGGSGMSGGVMNGSAMSAAMGTMSASGKSASAMSASMGAGMGTNVAGGMGASMSAAMSASAAGFSSNGGGSAMEMASKTMSSSNGKSTMVSSSNGMSKTVSSSGGLMSMSASSEFSEEQAVEMTERKTVLIRTVRTDEDVLQSDTQERTFKISGAADDL; translated from the exons ATGAGTCGAAGCCCAGAAAGGATGTCCTCCTACCGTCGCCACTTCGAGGGCGCTCtatctgcctcttcctctctccaggTGCGCGTGTCTAGCCCGTCTCCAACGCGCCGGGACAACCGTACTCGCTCCGCCAGCTTCAACCGCAGCGGCACCATGGGACGGAGAGCGGTGTCCGGCTCCCGCCGAGCCCACATGACCGG TGGTGCCAGCATGGGTACACTTTGTGTTGGCATGGGACTTATGGATCTGGATACCGCGGTTGCTGATAACCAGGCCTTCCTGAGCACCCGCACCAGCGAGAGGCAGGAGATGATCACCCTCAATGACCGTCTGGCTAAATATATTGAGAAG GTGCGCACCCTGGAGTCCCAGAACAAGCTGCTGGAGGCAGAGATCGACGCTCTGCAGAACCGCTACACCAAGCCCTCAGGCCTGCGCATGCTGTACGAGGAGCAGCTCCGTGAGATGAAGAGGGTGGCCGACCAGATGAGGGCTCAGAGG GATCTATCTTTTGCTGCTAAGGATGCCATGGCTGGTCAGTTGGAGATGTTTAGGGTCAAGTACGAAGAGGCTGTGGAGGCCAGGAAGAAGGCTGAGATGGATATTGAAGCATTCCGTCCG GATGTTGATGCTGCGACAGCTGGCCGCATTGCCCTGGAGAAACAGCTGGACAACCTGCAGCGTGACCTGGAGTTCATACAGAGGGTCCACAAGCAG GAAATCGAAGAGCTGATGGCTCAGATCTACAGTGGCATGTCTACAGTGGACGTGGCGTATTCACTGCCTGACCTAGGGTCTGCGCTCAAGGACATCCAAGCACAGTACGACAGCATCGCTGCCAAGAACCTACAG GAAATGGACGCTTGGTACAAGGACAAATTCCAGGACATGAATAGTTCGACATCGAGGCATGTGCAATCAGTGCGGGGCGTGAGACAGGAGATCACAGGGGTTAAGAAAGAT attCAGAACAAGGAGCGTGAACTAGAGGCTTTGAAAACTAGAAATGAGGCGCTGGAAGCTCAGATCCGTGAGGCCCAGCTACGCCacaagaaggaggaagaggacctCCTT GCCAAAATCGAGGCTCTGAAGCTGGAGCTGCGGTCCATCAAGACCAAGATTGCCACAATGCTGAAAGAGTACCAGGACCTCCTCAACATCAAGATGGCCTTAGAAATTGAGATCACCACCTACAG gAAGTTGATTGAAGGTGAGGACAGTCGTCTGAACACCATGGTGCGTGGCATGTCTCTCATGAGCAGTGGCATGAGTGGCAGTATGGGTGCTGGCATGGGTGGCAGTGGGATGAGTGGTGGTGTCATGAATGGCAGTGCTATGAGTGCAGCTATGGGCACCATGAGTGCCAGTGGTAAAAGTGCCAGTGCCATGAGTGCTAGCATGGGCGCTGGCATGGGCACTAATGTGGCGGGGGGCATGGGGGCCAGTATGAGTGCTGCCATGAGCGCCTCAGCGGCCGGCTTCAGCTCCAACGGGGGCGGCTCTGCCATGGAGATGGCTTCCAAGACCATGTCCTCGTCCAATGGGAAGTCCACGATGGTGTCCTCGTCCAATGGGATGTCTAAGACCGTGTCGTCCTCCGGTGGGTTGATGTCGATGTCAGCCAGCTCAGAGTTCTCCGAGGAGCAGGCGGTGGAGATGACGGAGAGGAAGACCGTTCTGATCAG AACAGTTAGGACTGATGAGGACGTGCTACAGAGTGACACACAGGAACGCACCTTTAAAATCTCCGGAGCAGCTGACGACCTGTAG
- the LOC105889785 gene encoding glial fibrillary acidic protein-like: MSRSPERMSSYRRHFEGALSASSSLKVRVSSPSPTRRDIRTRSASYNRSGTMGRRAVSGSRRAHMTGGASMGALCVGMGLMDLDTAVADNQAFLSTRTSERQEMITLNDRLAKYIEKVRTLESQNKLLEAEIDALQNRYTKPSGLRMLYEEQLREMKRVADQMRAQRDLSFAAKDAMAGQLEMFRVKYEEAVEARKKAEMDIEAFRPDVDAATAGRIALEKQLDNLQRELEFIQRVHKQEIEELMAQIYSGMSTVDVAYSLPDLGSALKDIQAQYDSIAAKNLQEMDAWYKDKFQDMNSSTSRHVQSVRGVREEITGVKKDIQNKERELEALKNRNEALEAQIREAQLRHKKEEEDLLAKIEALKLELRSIKTKIATMLKEYQDLLNIKMALEIEITTYRKLIEGEDSRLNTMVRSMSLMGTNVAGGMGASMSAAMSASAAGFSSNVGGSSNGMSKTASSSGGVMSMSASSEFSENQAVEMTERKTVLIRTVRTDEEVLKSDTQERTFKISGAADDL, from the exons ATGAGTCGAAGCCCAGAAAGGATGTCCTCCTACCGTCGCCACTTCGAGGGCGCTCtatctgcctcctcctctctcaagGTGCGCGTGTCTAGCCCGTCTCCAACGCGCCGAGACATCCGTACTCGCTCCGCCAGCTACAACCGCAGCGGCACCATGGGACGGAGAGCGGTGTCCGGCTCCCGCCGAGCCCACATGACCGG TGGTGCCAGCATGGGTGCACTTTGTGTTGGCATGGGACTCATGGATCTGGATACCGCGGTTGCTGATAACCAGGCCTTCCTGAGCACCCGCACCAGCGAGAGGCAGGAGATGATCACCCTCAATGACCGTCTGGCTAAATATATTGAGAAG gtgCGCACCCTGGAGTCCCAGAACAAGCTGCTGGAGGCAGAGATCGACGCTCTGCAGAACCGCTACACCAAGCCCTCAGGCCTGCGCATGCTGTACGAGGAGCAGCTCCGTGAGATGAAGAGGGTGGCCGACCAGATGAGGGCTCAGAGG GATCTATCTTTTGCTGCTAAGGATGCCATGGCTGGTCAGTTGGAGATGTTTAGGGTCAAGTACGAAGAGGCTGTGGAGGCCAGGAAGAAGGCTGAGATGGATATTGAAGCATTCCGTCCG GATGTTGATGCTGCAACAGCTGGCCGCATTGCCCTGGAGAAACAGCTGGACAACCTGCAGCGCGAGCTGGAGTTCATACAGAGGGTCCACAAGCAG GAAATCGAAGAGCTGATGGCTCAGATCTACAGTGGCATGTCTACAGTGGACGTGGCGTATTCACTGCCTGACCTAGGGTCTGCGCTCAAGGACATCCAAGCACAGTACGACAGCATCGCCGCCAAGAACCTACAG GAAATGGACGCTTGGTACAAGGACAAATTCCAGGACATGAATAGTTCGACATCGAGGCATGTGCAATCAGTGCGGGGCGTGAGAGAGGAGATCACAGGGGTTAAGAAAGAT attcAGAACAAGGAGCGTGAACTGGAGGCATTGAAAAATAGAAATGAGGCGCTTGAAGCTCAGATCCGTGAGGCCCAGCTACGCCacaagaaggaggaagaggacctCCTT GCCAAAATTGAGGCTCTGAAGCTGGAGCTGCGGTCCATCAAGACCAAGATTGCCACAATGCTGAAAGAATACCAGGATCTCCTCAATATCAAGATGGCCTTAGAAATTGAGATCACCACCTACAG gaAGTTGATTGAAGGTGAGGACAGTCGCCTGAACACCATGGTGCGCAGCATGTCTCT CATGGGCACTAATGTGGCGGGGGGCATGGGGGCCAGTATGAGTGCTGCCATGAGCGCCTCAGCGGCCGGCTTCAGCTCCAACGTGGGCGGCTCGTCCAATGGGATGTCTAAGACCGCGTCGTCCTCCGGTGGGGTGATGTCGATGTCAGCCAGCTCAGAGTTCTCCGAGAATCAGGCGGTGGAGATGACGGAGAGGAAGACCGTTCTGATCAG AACAGTTAGGACCGATGAGGAAGTGCTAAAGAGTGACACACAGGAACGCACCTTTAAAATCTCCGGAGCAGCCGACGACCTGTAG
- the ccnc gene encoding cyclin-C, which produces MAGNFWQSSHYLQWVLDKQDLIKERQKDLKFLTEEEYWKLQIFFANVIQALGEHLKLRQQVIATATVYFKRFYARYSLKSIDPVLMAPTCVFLASKVEEFGVVSNTRLISAATSVLKTRFSYAFPKEFPYRMNHILECEFYLLELMDCCLIVYHPYRPLLQYVQDMGQEDMLLPLAWRIVNDTYRTDLCLLYPPFMIALACLHVACVVQQKDARQWFAELSVDMEKILEIIRVILKLYDQWKNFDDRKEMAAVLNKMPKPKPPPNSDDQSSNGNQNNYGQS; this is translated from the exons ATGGCAGGGAACTTCTGGCAGAGTTCGCATTA CTTGCAGTGGGTCTTGGACAAACAAGACCTGATAAAGGAGCGACAAAAGGACCTGAAGTTCCTGACGGAGGAGGAGTACTGGAAGTTGCAGATCTTCTTTGCTAATG TCATTCAGGCCCTCGGCGAACACCTGAAGCTCCGACAGCAGGTCATTGCCACGGCAACTGTTTACTTCAAGCGCTTTTATGCCAG GTACTCTCTTAAGAGCATTGACCCTGTGCTCATGGCTCCTACCTGTGTGTTCCTTGCATCAAAAGTTGAG GAATTCGGTGTGGTGTCCAACACCAGGCTCATCTCTGCAGCCacctctgtgt TGAAAACACGCTTCTCCTATGCCTTCCCCAAAGAGTTCCCTTACAGAATGAACCAC ATACTGGAGTGTGAGTTCTACTTGTTGGAGCTCATG GACTGTTGTCTGATTGTCTACCACCCGTACAGACCCCTGCTGCAGTATGTTCAAGACATGGGGCAGGAGGACATGCTGCTACCTCTCGCCTG GAGGATAGTAAACGACACGTACAGAACAGACCTCTGCCTGCTGTACCCTCCCTTCATGATCGCTCTGG CCTGTCTGCACGTGGCGTGTGTGGTCCAACAGAAGGATGCCAGGCAGTGGTTTGCTGAGCTGTCTGTGGACatggagaaa ATCCTGGAGATCATTCGAGTCATCCTGAAGCTCTACGACCAGTGGAAGAACTTTGACGACCGGAAGGAAATGGCTGCCGTGCTCAACAAGATGCCCAAGCCCAAGCCTCCACCTAACAG CGACGACCAGAGTTCCAATGGCAACCAGAACAACTACGGCCAATCATAG
- the pgm3 gene encoding phosphoacetylglucosamine mutase produces the protein MAEFEATSQKSALHPKPAGLVLQYGTAGFRTAAKQLDHVMFRMGLLAALRSRRTRATIGVMVTASHNPEEDNGVKLIDPMGEMLEVAWEGYATQLANAEQDGLVTALRDLTEREAINMDLSASVFIGRDTRPSSKIMSQAVQDGVSALGGHCEDFGLVTTPQLHYLVCCQNTQGRYGDISVEGYYKKLSKAFIKLTEHAPVLQPLRVDGANGIGALQLKALEPYLHGHLAVVLANDGSTGKLNHLCGADHVKVQQGAPQGMEMGLGERCCSFDGDGDRIVYYYNADKGRFHLLDGDKIATLISTFIKELLTKAGLDLQLAVVQTAYANGSSTHYLEDSMKVTVRCAKTGVKHLHHAALDFHVGVYFEANGHGTVLFSKEAEEKIHKLAEDPSAPEERRNAAVQLENTINLINQTVGDAISDMLLIEAVLAVKGLTVQQWDTIYTDLPNRQLKVKVADRRVIDTTDAERKTTSPAGLQEAIDTLNRKYRLSRSFVRPSGTEDVVRVYAEAETRESADALAHEVSLAVYRLAGGVGEEPKPLH, from the exons ATGGCTGAGTTTGAGGCGACATCCCAGAAGTCGGCTCTGCATCCTAAACCTGCAGGACTGGTTCTACAGTATGGCACCGCCGGGTTCCGTACCGCGGCCAAGCAACTGGACCATGTGATGTTCCGTATGGGCTTACTGGCTGCTCTCCGGTCCCGTCGGACTCGAGCCACAATAGGAGTGATGGTTACCGCCTCACACAACCCAGAG GAGGATAATGGTGTGAAACTGATCGACCCGATGGGGGAGATGCTGGAGGTGGCGTGGGAGGGCTACGCCACGCAGTTGGCCAACGCAGAGCAGGACGGGCTTGTGACCGCGCTCAGGGACCTGACCGAGAGGGAGGCCATCAACATGGACCTGAGCGCCAGTGTGTTCATCGGCAGAGACACCAG GCCGAGTAGCAAGATCATGTCGCAGGCCGTGCAAGATGGAGTATCCGCACTTGGTGGGCACTGTGAAG ATTTTGGCCTGGTGACTACGCCTCAGCTGCACTACCTTGTGTGCTGTCAGAACACCCAGGGTCGCTATGGCGACATCAGTGTGGAGGGTTACTACAAGAAACTCTCAAAGGCTTTCATCAAGCTCACCGAGCAT GCGCCTGTGCTGCAACCCCTGCGTGTGGACGGAGCGAATGGGATCGGTGCCCTGCAGCTGAAGGCCCTGGAGCCCTACCTGCACGGACACCTGGCGGTCGTGCTCGCCAACGATGGCTCCACAGGGAAACTAAACCACCTGTGCGGTGCAGACCACGTCAaagtccagcagggggcgccacaAG GGATGGAGATGGGCCTTGGGGAGAGATGCTGCTCCTTCGACGGGGACGGCGACCGCATCGTTTACTACTATAACGCCGATAAGGGTCGCTTTCACCTGCTGGATGGAGACAAGATAGCCACACTTATCAGCACTTTTATTAAAGAGCTGCTGACaaag GCTGGGCTGGACCTGCAGCTGGCCGTGGTCCAGACGGCGTACGCTAACGGGAGCTCCACACACTACCTGGAGGACAGCATGAAG gtGACTGTGCGCTGTGCGAAGACAGGGGTAAAGCACCTGCACCACGCGGCCCTGGACTTCCATGTGGGTGTATACTTCGAGGCCAATGGTCACGGCACG GTTCTGTTCAGTAaagaagcagaggagaagatCCACAAGCTGGCTGAAGACCCCAGCgctccagaggagaggagaaacgcTGCCGTCCAGCTGGAGAACACAATCAACCTCATCAACCAg ACCGTAGGCGATGCTATCTCAGACATGCTGTTAATTGAGGCTGTGCTGGCAGTGAAAGGACTCACAGTTCAACAGTGGGACACCATTTACACAGACCTGCCCAACAGACAACTCAAAgtcaag GTGGCAGACAGACGTGTGATTGACACGACAGATGCTGAGAGAAAGACCACCAGCCCTGCAGGCCTACAGGAAGCTATTGACACGCTGAACAGGAAGTACCGCCTCTCTCGATCATTTGTTCGCCCCTCTGGGACTGAGGATGTGGTGAGGGTGtatgcagaggcagagacacgg gagAGTGCTGATGCCCTAGCACACGAGGTCAGCCTTGCCGTGTACCGTCTGGCTGGAGGAGTTGGAGAAGAGCCTAAGCCTTTACACtaa